From one Butyricimonas faecihominis genomic stretch:
- a CDS encoding SusC/RagA family TonB-linked outer membrane protein, protein MESSTKNREKAYAIIIIDYLVAFVCDAYGGDGSTDKYPDRAGYLDQAFQQIIKQSDAQLVYNTDVASAIRCKGAVFENQDLKKILDELLADTRLRCRLENGIYIIDDRPAEQKQAVKLIGKVVDKNGEPIVGATLVIKGTTVGVATDVDGKFEMNNLSGEKFVLQVRFIGMGMQEVTAYPDKFITITLQEEVSEMDEVVVVGYQSVRRERMTGSSKTVTAREIEGRGLTNINEVLSSTISGLNMVSSGRPGADSQIQIRGINSINGSTEPIWIVDGMPMQGEIPNIKVGSTDLQSTIFTSGIGNIAPDDIKSITVLKDAAATAIYGARAANGVIVVETKSGLVGKTRFNFSLNYGIKERPRNNIEMMNTAQKIQFEREIFADETAWVFQPGRVMDLLRQSSYGVISKEAAESEIARLSTINTDWFKEIFRTAVNQQYSFSMSGGTEKTQHYTSLNFQSEVGTEPNNKYSKFGMSSKITHIPVEALRITGSIGTTLKNDRATASIISPLNYAMYANPYERPYNEDGSYASDITYNAKQSSIRPGLDWENFNILHDLNNNTNKNRYIDAELQLKMEWEIIKGLMFTTHGVYNINSNHNRIVEGANTYTNFKNNWYDYISYGEDLDLALVKGSLREATAYSNAYTFKNTLQYTKDIKDRHFISVFFGQEISDRTTQSSFNYSPIYDEVHNIIGFPDLTGVNPNNINFGRLGNTGKERMKMSSFFANASYSYEDRYILTGAIRYDGSDIIGNRNQFTPLWNVALRWNMHREKFMESLPWVNLLSLRGGFGYTGSIDKNALPFLVYTLGQSINYDGQNVPTSYELPNPNIKWQKKQDMNIGLEASLWDYRVELSVNYYHNITRNVLDKKRLATSSGRLEATTNVANLHNNGVEVDLGVTLLKRKNIQWFAKMNLAYNKNTVKNTFYKKIEDLPERITAATSNNYVEGYAAGSWFGYQMAGVNPMTGMVLVYTGNGDATLDMGLNIEVPNSMVKYLGQKFPPYVGGFSTSINVKQFVFSANFEFKAGHKIMSFTTFSELTGQNRHVNDINRWRQAGDVTNVPRLSQSTKTYNYYMFDNRLEKGNYLKCGYMTLGYNIPPAFLKKLRFSTARLSFTAKDLFTLTPYRGIDPLLMGEFGYPNSRKYTITLNFSL, encoded by the coding sequence GTGGAAAGTTCCACAAAAAATCGAGAAAAAGCTTATGCGATTATCATTATTGATTACCTTGTTGCTTTCGTGTGTGATGCATACGGAGGCGATGGCTCAACGGATAAGTATCCGGATAGAGCCGGATATTTGGATCAAGCCTTTCAACAGATTATCAAACAAAGCGATGCGCAATTGGTGTATAATACGGATGTCGCTTCTGCCATCCGTTGTAAGGGCGCTGTGTTTGAAAATCAGGATTTGAAGAAAATTCTGGATGAGTTGCTGGCGGATACCCGTCTGCGGTGTCGGTTGGAGAATGGAATCTATATTATAGATGATCGGCCAGCGGAGCAAAAGCAGGCAGTGAAGCTAATCGGTAAAGTGGTTGACAAAAACGGGGAACCGATTGTGGGAGCTACCTTGGTTATCAAAGGGACGACTGTGGGAGTGGCTACGGATGTGGATGGAAAGTTCGAAATGAATAACTTGTCAGGTGAGAAATTCGTGTTGCAGGTTCGTTTTATCGGTATGGGTATGCAAGAGGTGACCGCGTATCCTGATAAGTTTATCACGATCACTTTGCAAGAGGAGGTGAGTGAGATGGACGAGGTGGTTGTGGTGGGCTACCAGTCGGTGCGTCGCGAGCGTATGACGGGTAGTAGCAAGACCGTTACTGCCCGGGAAATCGAGGGGCGGGGTCTGACTAATATCAATGAGGTGTTGAGCAGTACGATATCGGGTTTGAATATGGTGAGTAGCGGGCGTCCGGGTGCGGATTCGCAGATTCAGATCCGTGGAATCAACTCCATCAACGGGAGTACGGAGCCTATCTGGATTGTAGACGGAATGCCGATGCAGGGTGAGATTCCAAATATCAAGGTGGGTTCAACGGATTTGCAGTCTACCATTTTTACGTCTGGAATCGGGAATATCGCTCCAGACGATATCAAGTCTATCACGGTTTTGAAGGATGCCGCTGCGACGGCTATTTACGGTGCGCGGGCGGCAAACGGTGTGATTGTGGTGGAGACGAAGAGCGGACTGGTGGGGAAGACCCGTTTCAACTTTTCGCTGAACTACGGTATCAAGGAGCGGCCGCGGAACAATATTGAGATGATGAATACGGCGCAGAAGATACAGTTTGAGCGGGAGATTTTTGCGGATGAAACGGCCTGGGTTTTTCAGCCGGGGCGGGTAATGGATTTGTTGCGTCAGTCAAGTTACGGTGTGATTTCGAAAGAGGCTGCGGAGAGTGAAATCGCAAGGCTTTCGACCATCAATACGGATTGGTTCAAGGAAATCTTCCGTACGGCAGTAAACCAACAATACAGTTTCAGTATGTCCGGCGGTACGGAAAAAACACAACATTACACCTCCCTGAACTTCCAAAGTGAGGTAGGAACGGAACCGAACAACAAGTACAGCAAGTTCGGGATGTCTTCCAAAATCACACACATACCAGTGGAAGCCTTACGGATTACAGGAAGCATCGGGACGACCCTAAAAAATGACCGGGCGACCGCCAGTATCATTTCGCCCCTGAACTACGCTATGTATGCCAATCCTTACGAGAGGCCTTACAATGAGGACGGTTCGTATGCCAGTGATATCACCTATAATGCCAAACAGAGTAGTATTCGTCCTGGATTGGACTGGGAGAATTTCAATATCCTGCACGACCTAAACAACAATACGAATAAGAACAGGTATATTGATGCCGAACTTCAATTGAAGATGGAGTGGGAGATTATCAAGGGATTGATGTTTACCACTCACGGTGTTTATAACATCAATTCGAACCATAACCGGATTGTGGAAGGAGCGAATACCTACACGAATTTCAAAAACAACTGGTATGATTACATCAGCTACGGGGAGGATTTGGACCTCGCTTTAGTAAAAGGTTCATTGAGAGAGGCGACTGCTTACAGTAATGCCTATACGTTCAAGAATACTCTGCAATATACGAAGGACATAAAAGATCGCCATTTTATTAGCGTGTTTTTCGGACAGGAAATATCTGATCGTACAACACAGAGTTCCTTTAATTACTCGCCAATTTACGACGAAGTACATAACATTATTGGTTTTCCTGATTTAACGGGCGTGAATCCCAATAATATTAATTTTGGTCGTTTGGGGAATACAGGGAAGGAACGCATGAAGATGTCTTCTTTCTTTGCCAATGCTTCCTATTCTTATGAAGACAGGTATATTCTGACGGGCGCCATCCGTTATGACGGTTCGGATATTATTGGAAACCGCAATCAGTTTACACCTCTGTGGAATGTGGCCTTGCGTTGGAATATGCATCGGGAGAAATTTATGGAGTCTTTACCTTGGGTGAATCTCTTGTCATTACGTGGTGGTTTTGGTTACACCGGAAGTATAGATAAAAATGCCCTTCCGTTTTTGGTGTATACCTTAGGTCAAAGTATCAATTATGACGGACAGAATGTTCCGACGAGTTACGAATTACCGAACCCGAACATCAAATGGCAGAAAAAGCAAGATATGAATATCGGTTTGGAAGCATCACTTTGGGACTATCGAGTAGAGTTGAGCGTAAACTACTATCACAATATTACCCGGAACGTATTGGATAAAAAGCGTTTGGCTACCTCTTCTGGTCGGCTTGAGGCAACGACCAATGTTGCCAACCTACATAACAACGGTGTCGAGGTGGATTTGGGTGTGACCCTCTTGAAGCGAAAGAATATCCAGTGGTTTGCTAAAATGAATCTGGCCTATAATAAGAATACCGTGAAAAACACTTTCTATAAGAAAATTGAGGATTTGCCAGAGCGGATAACGGCTGCCACTTCCAATAATTACGTGGAGGGGTATGCTGCAGGGAGTTGGTTTGGCTACCAGATGGCAGGTGTAAACCCGATGACGGGTATGGTGTTGGTGTACACCGGCAATGGGGACGCTACGTTGGATATGGGCCTGAATATTGAGGTGCCTAATTCGATGGTTAAGTATCTTGGACAGAAATTCCCTCCTTATGTGGGTGGTTTTTCAACTTCGATTAATGTGAAACAATTTGTTTTCAGTGCGAATTTCGAGTTCAAAGCAGGACATAAAATTATGTCGTTTACGACTTTTAGTGAGCTTACCGGACAGAACCGTCACGTGAATGATATCAACCGCTGGCGCCAAGCAGGAGATGTGACGAATGTACCGCGTTTGTCTCAGTCCACAAAGACGTATAATTACTATATGTTTGACAATCGGTTGGAGAAAGGAAATTACTTGAAGTGTGGTTATATGACTTTAGGGTATAATATTCCTCCTGCTTTCCTTAAAAAGCTCAGGTTCAGTACGGCGCGTTTGAGCTTTACGGCAAAAGACTTATTTACCTTGACGCCCTACCGAGGAATTGATCCATTGCTGATGGGTGAGTTCGGCTATCCGAATTCCCGAAAATATACGATAACCTTGAATTTCAGCCTTTAA
- a CDS encoding RagB/SusD family nutrient uptake outer membrane protein: protein MRKIIVLIAVMAGLCSCTDYLKVEPSNVLAVANYDDVKALLGGYLRMYADPTSTTLQGTVVPYQENDFWTFLHLLTDDVDTDKYIQSSYGNNNKTLFVNTLDWKNSETPGIIWQTLYLNIGFFNTILDELGRVDASREQADIVRCEAMVLRAWHLFKLLQYFSPYHSDKLGIPVNLDAQLVGDYDARRKSQKEVYGILIDELTEVLECETSPRETYNVFYDKKIVNALLAEIYLFKGGSGAGEITDYDHAIRHAQAAMEGRKLQSLSEYVHFPVFPEKEGVKKDYPQGLLYDNRSDRVLQNICGMLPYVKMAAAESLVKMYDEKDVRKENFFDESGNILKYANVNPIGSYLQFTVYTFFSYAEMHLIVAESYARKGDAQAKKWLEDFQRCRICDYDGYKGNDVLQEILNERRREFCFEYDMRWCDLIRTQEGWTRNSYGDEEEATYTLEDGDYRFCMPIPLNEELQYNDIEQNPGWGFLMD from the coding sequence ATGAGAAAGATAATAGTATTGATAGCTGTAATGGCAGGCTTGTGTTCCTGTACTGATTATTTGAAGGTGGAGCCGTCTAATGTACTAGCGGTTGCCAATTACGACGATGTGAAAGCCTTATTAGGCGGGTATCTAAGAATGTATGCAGACCCGACTTCCACAACTTTGCAGGGAACGGTGGTTCCTTATCAAGAAAATGACTTTTGGACTTTCCTGCATCTGCTGACGGATGATGTGGATACGGACAAATACATACAGTCGTCTTATGGGAATAATAACAAGACACTTTTCGTAAATACGTTGGACTGGAAGAATTCGGAAACACCGGGTATCATCTGGCAGACTCTGTATCTGAACATCGGTTTTTTCAACACCATATTGGATGAATTAGGACGGGTGGATGCTTCTCGAGAGCAGGCAGATATCGTACGCTGTGAGGCAATGGTGTTGCGTGCTTGGCATTTATTCAAACTCTTACAATATTTCTCTCCCTACCACTCGGACAAACTGGGGATTCCGGTCAATTTGGATGCCCAACTAGTAGGTGATTATGATGCAAGACGCAAAAGCCAAAAGGAAGTTTATGGTATTTTGATCGACGAACTGACGGAGGTGCTGGAGTGCGAGACGAGTCCACGGGAAACGTATAATGTATTTTACGATAAGAAGATAGTAAATGCCTTGTTGGCTGAAATCTATCTGTTCAAAGGTGGTTCCGGTGCTGGTGAGATTACGGACTATGATCATGCTATCCGGCATGCACAGGCGGCGATGGAAGGACGGAAATTACAATCGCTTTCAGAGTATGTGCATTTTCCCGTATTCCCAGAAAAGGAGGGTGTGAAAAAGGATTATCCTCAGGGATTGTTATATGACAACCGGAGCGATCGGGTTTTGCAAAATATCTGTGGAATGCTGCCATACGTGAAGATGGCTGCGGCCGAGAGTCTGGTGAAGATGTATGATGAGAAAGATGTGCGGAAGGAAAATTTTTTCGACGAATCCGGTAATATTCTGAAGTATGCGAATGTAAATCCTATCGGCAGTTATCTACAATTCACTGTATACACATTTTTCTCTTATGCAGAAATGCATCTAATTGTGGCCGAAAGTTATGCCCGGAAAGGGGATGCACAGGCGAAAAAATGGTTGGAGGATTTCCAACGGTGTCGTATCTGCGATTATGATGGCTATAAGGGTAATGATGTCTTGCAGGAAATCCTGAACGAGCGGAGACGCGAATTCTGTTTTGAGTATGACATGCGCTGGTGTGATTTGATTCGTACGCAGGAGGGATGGACCCGCAATTCGTATGGAGATGAGGAGGAGGCAACCTATACGCTGGAGGACGGTGACTATCGTTTCTGTATGCCGATACCTTTGAATGAGGAGTTGCAGTACAATGACATTGAGCAGAACCCAGGCTGGGGATTTTTAATGGATTAA
- a CDS encoding FprA family A-type flavoprotein produces MNLAREIKKDIYWIGVNDRRTHIFENYWPIPKGVAYNSYIIVDEKVVVIDTIERSKMDDYVENIEQLLNGRKVDYLVINHMEPDHTGAIKALLCHYPDVKIIGNAKTFPMLKNFYGVCDNLMEVKEGDSLDLGKHKLNFYMAPMLHWPETMVTFESTEGILFSGDIFGAFGTLDGGIFDDELDLDYLEEEISRYYSNIVGKYGQPAQTALKKLGGLPIKMVCATHGPIRRSHIADIVAKYDKWSKYDTDKGVVIVFSSMYGNTEKMADIIARFLAEKGIKKIRIHDASKTHPSYIINDIFRYKGVILGSCAYNGNAFPTMETLLFELEHMGVKNHVVAFFGGKAWAGGAMPRFNQFAEKIKWEVVAPSCEACGCPKDEDFETCRNIAYAMADKLDEIC; encoded by the coding sequence ATGAATCTAGCGAGAGAAATTAAGAAAGACATTTACTGGATTGGAGTCAATGACAGAAGAACCCATATCTTCGAAAATTACTGGCCTATTCCCAAAGGTGTTGCTTATAATTCTTACATCATCGTGGATGAAAAAGTGGTAGTCATCGACACGATCGAAAGAAGCAAAATGGATGACTACGTGGAGAATATCGAACAGTTATTGAACGGGCGGAAAGTGGATTATCTCGTGATTAATCACATGGAACCCGATCACACCGGAGCCATCAAAGCTTTATTGTGCCACTACCCGGACGTGAAAATCATCGGTAACGCCAAGACTTTCCCCATGCTGAAAAACTTCTACGGGGTTTGTGACAACTTGATGGAAGTAAAAGAAGGTGATTCTCTCGACCTTGGAAAACATAAATTGAATTTCTACATGGCCCCGATGCTTCACTGGCCGGAAACGATGGTTACTTTCGAATCAACCGAAGGTATCCTGTTCAGTGGTGACATTTTTGGAGCATTCGGTACGCTTGACGGAGGTATCTTTGACGACGAGTTAGATCTGGATTACTTGGAAGAGGAAATCAGCCGTTACTATTCCAATATTGTTGGAAAATACGGTCAACCGGCTCAAACCGCACTGAAAAAACTCGGTGGCCTTCCGATCAAAATGGTATGTGCTACCCACGGACCGATCCGTCGTTCGCACATTGCCGACATCGTGGCTAAATATGACAAGTGGAGCAAGTACGACACGGACAAAGGTGTCGTGATCGTGTTCAGTTCCATGTACGGGAACACGGAAAAAATGGCTGATATAATCGCTCGTTTCTTGGCTGAAAAAGGAATCAAGAAAATCCGTATTCACGATGCATCCAAAACACACCCGTCATATATCATCAACGACATTTTTCGTTATAAAGGAGTTATCCTCGGAAGTTGCGCTTACAACGGTAACGCATTCCCAACCATGGAAACCCTGTTGTTCGAACTGGAACACATGGGCGTGAAGAACCACGTGGTGGCCTTCTTTGGCGGAAAAGCATGGGCTGGCGGAGCAATGCCCCGTTTCAACCAATTCGCTGAAAAAATCAAATGGGAAGTGGTTGCTCCTTCTTGCGAGGCTTGCGGTTGCCCAAAAGACGAAGATTTCGAAACGTGCCGTAATATCGCCTACGCCATGGCGGATAAACTGGATGAAATTTGTTGA
- a CDS encoding aminopeptidase C, translated as MRKITSLMFALIFGLSFLANAQDAKSNQPKGYQFTDIKRLPATSVKDQARAGTCWSWSGISFFESEMIRMGKEPIDLSAMYIVRHAYSDKATKFVRLHGSMNFAVGGAFCDVMHVIKNYGIVPMDVYKGLNYGEPNHAFGEIDDVLAGYVNAVIKNSNKKLSTAWKKGFDGILDAYLGEEPEKFEYKGKEYTPRTFADEVVGLNMDDYVSLTSFTHHPFYSQFAIEVPDNWLWGMSYNLPIDELAQVMSNAIDNGYTFAWASDVSERGFQTSQPGVAVVPTTDTKEMSGAEIAKWEAMPKGNQTPDAFRQGPAPEKEITQEMRQQEFDNYLTTDDHGMHVIGKAKDQNGTVYYIVKNSWNQYNKFGGYFYASEPFMKYKTMNIIVHKNAIPKDIRKKLGIK; from the coding sequence ATGAGAAAAATTACATCTTTAATGTTCGCTCTCATCTTTGGGCTGTCTTTCTTGGCTAATGCTCAGGATGCTAAAAGCAATCAACCGAAAGGTTACCAATTCACTGATATTAAGAGATTACCTGCAACTTCTGTAAAAGATCAGGCTCGTGCAGGTACCTGCTGGTCATGGTCCGGAATTTCGTTCTTTGAATCAGAAATGATCCGTATGGGCAAAGAACCAATCGATCTTTCAGCCATGTACATCGTGAGACACGCTTACAGCGACAAAGCAACCAAATTTGTTCGCCTGCACGGTAGCATGAACTTTGCTGTCGGCGGAGCTTTCTGTGACGTGATGCACGTGATCAAAAACTACGGTATCGTTCCGATGGACGTTTACAAAGGATTGAACTACGGTGAACCAAACCACGCTTTCGGAGAAATCGACGATGTGTTGGCAGGTTACGTTAACGCTGTTATCAAAAACTCAAACAAAAAATTAAGTACTGCTTGGAAAAAAGGCTTTGACGGTATTCTAGATGCTTATCTCGGAGAAGAACCCGAAAAATTCGAATACAAAGGTAAAGAATATACCCCGAGAACTTTCGCTGACGAAGTTGTTGGTTTGAACATGGATGATTATGTGAGCTTGACTTCATTCACTCACCACCCGTTCTATTCTCAATTTGCAATTGAAGTTCCGGACAACTGGTTGTGGGGAATGTCTTACAATTTACCGATAGATGAACTGGCACAAGTCATGAGCAACGCTATCGACAACGGTTACACCTTTGCTTGGGCTTCTGACGTGAGCGAAAGAGGTTTCCAAACCTCACAACCCGGAGTTGCCGTGGTTCCGACAACCGACACGAAAGAAATGAGCGGTGCCGAAATCGCTAAATGGGAAGCTATGCCTAAAGGGAACCAAACTCCGGATGCTTTCAGACAAGGCCCGGCTCCTGAAAAAGAGATTACTCAAGAAATGAGACAACAAGAGTTCGACAACTACTTAACTACCGATGATCACGGTATGCACGTAATCGGTAAAGCGAAAGACCAGAACGGTACGGTTTACTATATCGTGAAAAACTCTTGGAATCAATATAATAAATTCGGTGGATATTTCTACGCTTCTGAACCTTTCATGAAATACAAAACGATGAACATCATCGTTCACAAGAATGCCATCCCGAAGGATATTCGCAAAAAACTTGGAATCAAATAA
- a CDS encoding CPBP family intramembrane glutamic endopeptidase — translation MENLKFRINNVMFLEKSYKGNNKWYFYILTLIIVFAAVQVASIPLVIYSIIMNPEILSGGTNNILAVTNTNLGLALMLFTFAGGVIALLLCVKYFHHKKPTDILTGRNRFDVKRVFFGAAIWGILTIVLLGAQYGFGDTSNLVFQFQPFNFIMMCIVILIFIPFQVAFEEFIFRGYLMQGSILLFKYRWVALLLTGFAFGLLHGSNPEVDRFGFWVAMPQYILMGLLLGLVAIWDDGLELALGLHLANNVISSLVVTHDASALQTHALFKDMAPTASHMDTVVMLVCGVIFLWVCNRKYKFFSKGNLWGKVEREVVE, via the coding sequence ATGGAAAATTTAAAATTTAGAATTAACAACGTCATGTTTTTAGAAAAGTCATACAAAGGTAACAACAAATGGTATTTTTACATCCTCACGCTCATTATCGTGTTTGCCGCAGTACAAGTAGCGTCAATCCCGTTAGTAATTTACAGTATCATCATGAATCCCGAAATACTAAGCGGGGGGACGAATAACATTCTGGCCGTCACGAACACGAATCTGGGCCTAGCACTCATGCTATTCACGTTCGCCGGAGGCGTCATCGCACTTCTGTTATGCGTGAAATATTTCCATCACAAGAAACCGACGGATATACTCACGGGCCGAAATCGTTTTGACGTGAAACGGGTGTTCTTCGGGGCTGCCATATGGGGAATATTAACCATCGTCCTACTGGGTGCGCAATACGGATTCGGAGACACGTCTAACCTCGTGTTCCAATTCCAGCCATTCAATTTCATCATGATGTGCATCGTTATACTGATTTTCATTCCCTTCCAAGTGGCATTCGAGGAATTTATTTTCCGGGGATATCTGATGCAAGGCAGTATCCTACTTTTCAAATACAGATGGGTAGCCCTATTACTTACCGGTTTTGCCTTCGGGTTACTTCACGGGTCCAACCCGGAAGTGGATCGTTTCGGTTTCTGGGTAGCTATGCCGCAATATATTCTGATGGGATTACTCCTTGGACTGGTAGCCATCTGGGATGACGGGTTGGAATTGGCTTTGGGGTTACACTTGGCCAACAACGTCATTTCCTCCCTTGTGGTAACACATGACGCCTCCGCCCTGCAAACACACGCACTGTTCAAGGATATGGCACCAACGGCTTCGCACATGGATACCGTGGTGATGCTCGTCTGCGGGGTCATTTTCCTCTGGGTTTGTAACCGGAAATACAAATTTTTCTCTAAGGGCAACCTGTGGGGAAAAGTAGAACGGGAAGTCGTCGAGTAA